The sequence ggccgcccgcccgccgcTCTAGAGGTGTCGCCATCTTCGTTGCCAATTGGCGAAGCCTGACGCCTCCATCCAGCTGCGACATTGCCAGTAGACACCGCTAACTCATGGTGAGCGTCTGTATACATGTGTCTTCTTGGCTGTGCTGCTGAAGACGCGACGCGAGGCCTTATGTTGTCTGACGACACTCGTGCTCGTGCAGGCCCTGCTCCCGCTGTTCCTCAGGCCGGTGGTTCGGTTCGCGGCGCGCGTGGTGGAAGGTGGGCCGGCGGTCGCGGTGGCAACGATCCTGCACCGCGCCGGCGCACTGCCCAGGAACCGGGGCCTGGAGCGCCTCGTCCGAGACGACGCGCTCCACGGCCGCGGACAGGACTGCATCGCCAGCTTCGTCGTCGGCGTCATGCGCTGCCTCTGCTAGTAGATTCGGTTGCCTAGCTAGAgctagagagaggggaagtggaCTCCATTGTTCGGAGAAAATTCACCTTGAAATTTGTAGCAGGAAACTTGAATTGCAATGCTGACCCTTTACCTCACCTCTCAAGTCAAGGCATTACAGCTAAACGACAAGTTTTAACAATCCGACAAAATTTCGCAGACAAAATTATTCAGCGTTACGGGAAAAGTGTACCTCCAGCAAACAAACGTACAGATCTATATAAGCAGTTGAAGAGAAAGCATCCCTGCAAATTTATCATCATTTACACATTTTAGCCAATGCGATTTCCAGGTACATTATATCCAATCAAATCCCTACCAATCAAATAAAGAAAAAGCAATGGGATCCCTATCAATCCTATTATATATATCGTGTTAACTGAAACCAGTGCTCCTATTCTAGACAAACACCCTAGACAAACACCTGGTTTGAAGTAAAACCTATAACAAGAGCACTGTAAAAAACGTCTAACAGACAAAAAAAAGAGTAAACTCATACACAAATCTGTTTAATCTCTAATAGGAACTGCACATCAAAGCACGACTCTGTGTGGTTGTGTCTTGCAGGGAACTGTCAACCAAGGATCAACTCTTCAGCTGAAAGAACGTGTACACAAGCCAGAGATCATGTTATGCCACCTCAAGCCTTCCTCAGAGCCTTGACCCGAGCAGCCAATTCATCGAAGTCTGGCATTTTTGGGTGAACATGCGCACTCCTAGGACCTTCCGGCTGAAGTGATGTGCATCGAGCAGGAACCTTCGCATCTTTGCTCGGGCCAACAGATTCAGGTGGTAGCGAGATAGCTCTACCCGTGGGATGCAAGGAAACCTTCTGCGCAGCATCTGTATGTGTTTCATTGTTGGTCAGATCCGAACCTTTCTTGCTATAGTGCATCAAAAGCTTGTCCATCATCCTTTCCTCCTCATCCATGTCTCCACCGCGCCCGCTGTTGTGTCGCATCTGTCCATTTGCATTTCGAGGCAAGAGATTACCACAATCAATAGCAGTCTCAGCTGCTTCAGGTTGCATACGCTGCATCAACCTGCCAGAGTTGTTCTTGTGGTTTAAAGCTCCATTCCTCCTGCCTACGTGCTTTGATTGGCTACTTGGAGTTATCTGAGCATTCGTCTCGCTACCAACATCATCAGTCCCATTACATttccggttctggtcatctttagCACCATTCCTCCTGCTTGAGTGGCTTCTGTGACTTTTGGGTGTTTGGCTTGTGACCTTCGCATTGTTAGGCACCTCAACATAAGCATCAACAGGTGCTGGCAGCTTTGCAGTTCTCCTTCTGACAGAAACAGGTCGAAGCACATTTTTGTTTTCCAAGTGATCAGTTTGTCCAGGGATGTTGGGCTTTCTGTAACCACTTGGAGTTTGCTTTTCAGGATCATCATTCACAGGTTGCATGTTAGACTTTGGTTCAACATAAGGAGGCAGCATAGTAAGTGCCCTCTCTGGGTCTCCTTGTCCTTTCTGCACCGGGTATCCCAGATCAGCTAAATGTTGCGGTTTATCATGCAAGAAACCATTGTTTGCTTGTTTCTCAGTAGGATTCTTTATGTTTACAGCATTCAGCTTAGTGTAAGGAGCCTTTTTTCTAGTGTTACCACTAAGAGGACTCACTGGATGTCCTTGATTCTCTAGGCCCTGAGCTCTTAGCCCTGAATCTGCATGTCCCCCATTGTGTTCAGAACCACCAGGCAAACGTGAACAATGAAGGACTTCATCATTCTCTTTTTCAATATGGAAATCTCTCACGGCCTCATTTGGCTTGACATTTAGTTGAACTGTTTTGTTGCCTTCTGCTTCGGGAAATCTGACTGCGCCAAATCCAAATTTTGGTAGGCCGTTGAGATCAAGTTCCACTGCCTCCATCAGCTCCTTTTCCAAATGGCGGACAGCTCTTCTGTTAAGCTTCTGAACATCTTTTTGGGTCCTGTTAGTGTCCACAGGAGACACTGGTTTCTGCAAATGTTCCTTCTCATCAGACACATAAGGTTGCTGCTTCCTCGAATTCTCATCAATTGTATGATGTGCATCAGCAACAGACTGAATATCTTTTTGGACCAACTGTATCTCCACTTTCTCGGTATGGTGTGCAGGTTCAGCATCATAGTTTCTTTTACCTGGAACATTCTCAGTAACCTTCTGCTTGTTGGATGAAGCAGTTGCTAGTTCTATGGGCTTGGTTGAGTAATTCTCAAGCATATCCTTATTTTTTCTTTCACATGGAGCATCCCCATTGTACTTTGTCTTGTCAAATAAAGACATTGCTGGTTCTGTTGGCC is a genomic window of Zea mays cultivar B73 chromosome 5, Zm-B73-REFERENCE-NAM-5.0, whole genome shotgun sequence containing:
- the LOC118472008 gene encoding uncharacterized protein, with the protein product MALLPLFLRPVVRFAARVVEGGPAVAVATILHRAGALPRNRGLERLVRDDALHGRGQDCIASFVVGVMRCLC
- the LOC103628194 gene encoding uncharacterized protein, which translates into the protein MFDSLLNSKFYNKCKHAFKCIRTRMALIRRKKHAMIRFLKKDVADLLANGLDTHAFRRIDGLLVELNHASCYDMIEGFCHYIGKQLGSLQKQRDCPPEFREAVSTLIFAAARYPDLPELCDLRHIFTERYGNFVEHFVSQEFIRKLDSTEFTNEERFQVMQSVAEELSVSFDAKELELKLWASLQTEHDMLEKGSRKPAELAMPSSSKQICVENASCEEQEDILEKSLTRPTEPAMSLFDKTKYNGDAPCERKNKDMLENYSTKPIELATASSNKQKVTENVPGKRNYDAEPAHHTEKVEIQLVQKDIQSVADAHHTIDENSRKQQPYVSDEKEHLQKPVSPVDTNRTQKDVQKLNRRAVRHLEKELMEAVELDLNGLPKFGFGAVRFPEAEGNKTVQLNVKPNEAVRDFHIEKENDEVLHCSRLPGGSEHNGGHADSGLRAQGLENQGHPVSPLSGNTRKKAPYTKLNAVNIKNPTEKQANNGFLHDKPQHLADLGYPVQKGQGDPERALTMLPPYVEPKSNMQPVNDDPEKQTPSGYRKPNIPGQTDHLENKNVLRPVSVRRRTAKLPAPVDAYVEVPNNAKVTSQTPKSHRSHSSRRNGAKDDQNRKCNGTDDVGSETNAQITPSSQSKHVGRRNGALNHKNNSGRLMQRMQPEAAETAIDCGNLLPRNANGQMRHNSGRGGDMDEEERMMDKLLMHYSKKGSDLTNNETHTDAAQKVSLHPTGRAISLPPESVGPSKDAKVPARCTSLQPEGPRSAHVHPKMPDFDELAARVKALRKA